In the Streptomyces sp. WMMC940 genome, CCGCTCCTCGACTTCCGCCGGGGCCTGGTCGCCGAACACCTCGCCGACTCGGCACAGGCCGCCCGCGCGGCCTACCACCGCGCCCACGCCGGCGCCCTCGCCCACGGCGACACACTGCTGCTGTCCTTCACCTGGCGCCATCTCGCCGCACTGGCCCTGCGCGACGGCGAACTCGCCGAGGCCCGGCAGGGGTTCACCGAATCACTGCGCATCCGCGAGGAGTTGGGCTATCTGATCGGCACGGCCCCGGCACTGGCTGCGCTCGCCGACACCGAGCCTGAACCGGAGGCCACCCGCCTGCGCACGGAGGCCACCCGCCTCTTCCGTCTGCTCGGCGGCGTCCCGACCTGGCTCGCCGACCAACTGGCCCCGCCGGCCCCGGCGGCTTGACACGTCGAGTGCCGTCCCGGCGGCACGTCGCGCCTCGCACCCCCGGTCGGTGCGGTTCTTGCCGCTCGGTGCGATGTTGCCGGCCGTGCGATGCTGCCGGCCGCTGCTCCCGGCAGCATGAACCGACCCAGGCGAACGCACCCGATCGGTCGGTCGACCGCCCCGCCGGTCGTGTGACATGTCACAGGTGACGGGTCCGCGGGCGCGACGCATCGCGTGCCGCCCCTCGGGCACGGCGCAATCCGTCGGGCACGGCACGCCCCGTCGGGGCTGGGACGCGCCGGCGCACCGGCCGGTCATCACGGGGCCCGCGCCGTGACGCGGAACAGCGTGTCGTCCGTACCGACGACGATCGACCCCTCCTCCGGCACCGCCACCGCCCGGACCGGCGGGCCGGGTCGCAGCGGCAGGGCCTCCTCCGTACCGAAGCGGCGGAGTTCGACGAGTCCGTCCGCCCAGGCGACGGCCAGCGTCCGGCCGTGGACCGCGAGCGCGGTCACCGGGACACCCCGTTCCACGAACGGGGTGTGCTCCGGACGGCGGCCGGGCGTCCAGGTGCGAACCGTGCCGTCCGCGCCCCCGCTGCACACCAGCGGCGCCGGACCGTCCGACACGGCCACGGCGGTGACCCTGCCGCGGTGCGCGGCGGCCTGGTGCATGCCGTCGTAACCGAACGCGTGCAGCGATCCGTGACGGTCGCCGACCAGGACGAGCCTGGCAGTGGCGGCCAGTGCGGTGCCGGGATGCGCGTCCAGGGTGGCGGCCACCGCGTCCGTGAGCGGGGTGTCGCCGTGGGTGCGGAGGCGTCCCCGTTCGTCCAGCATCAGCAGGGTGCCGTCGGGCAGGGGGGCGAGCGCCGTGATCCGCACGGTCATGGTGGCCGTCCCCGGTGCGGGAGTGGCGTCGGCGGGGTGCACCGAACGTATCGCTCCGCGCTGATCGGCGACGAGCAGATGCCGCGACCAACGGCCCGTGCCCTGGGCGAGCGCCGCCACCGGGCCGGGCCAGGGCGGGGAGACATCGCCGCGCACCCGGGTCCAGTCGGACCGCCACGGAGCCGCGGTGGCGAGGGCGTCGAGGGCCGGGCGAAGGCGGGGGTCGGCGTCGTCACCGAGCGAGGTGAGCAGGACGAGTGCCCGCTCGGCCGGCGACTGTTCACGGATCAGCGACTGGCCGGCCCGGAACCAGGCCGCCCGCAGTCCGCCGTGCTCGTCCGGCTCACCGTGCCCCTCCGCGTCTCCCGCCGGCTCACCGTGCCCCTCCGCGTCTCCTGCCGGACCGACGTGCCCCTTCGAACGCCGGTCCGGGCCGCCCATCCCGTCCGGGCCGCCGCCCGCGTCCGGGCGTTTTGCCGGACCGTCGTACGTGTCCGTGCGTCGCCCCCGGCCGTGGTTCTCGTTCGGGCGTCCGCGCGGGCCGTCAGCGCCGTGCTCGTAAGCGGCCGTCACGGCCACGGGATCCGCGGCACAGACCACGGCCGGGTCGCCGAGGTCCGGCGGTCCGGCGCGGACCGGCTCCACGAGGCGGTCACCGCTTCCGTCCGCCGCGGCACCGGACGGAAGCGGCGCCCGTTCCGGGTCCGGGTCCGACGCGGGAGACCCGTCCCGTGCGACTCCCGGTTCCCGCCCGAGTGAGGTGACCAGCCGGATGTGGCCCAGGTCCCGCAGGGCGCGCACGAGTTCGGTCACCTCGGCCGGCTCCCCGCCGTCCGGCGGCGGAGGAGCGACGGCCACGCCCGTGAGACCGATGCCCGTCAGCGCGCCGACCAGTTCACCGGGGCTCCTGGCCACGACGCCGAACCGGTTGGCGAGGGCCCACACCGCGCCGCGCACGCTCTGGGCCGGAAGGGGGACGACCGGGTCGCGCACCGCTCCCGCCCTAGCGGTCCGCGCCGTTGAAGTGCTCCCGTACGAGGGAGCTCACCACGGCCAGGTCCTGCACCATCAGCGCCTCCAGCAGGGCCGCGTGCTCGGCCGCGTCGGCCACGAGGTCCGCACGGCGCGGCGCGGGGGCGCTCAGCAGCGGCCACTGCGAGCGCCGGTGGAGGTCGTCGGCGACCGCGACGAGTTGGTCGTTGCCGGCGAGCGAGAGGACGGCGCGATGGAAGGCGCGGTCGGCCTCCGCGTAGCCGGCCCGGTCTCCGGTCGCGGCGGCGGCCGCGGTCGCCTCGGCGAGCGGCACGAGTTCGGCCCAGCGGGCGGCCGGGACGGTACGGGCGAGCCGCAGCATCACCGGCATCTCGATCAGGGCGCGGACCTCGGCCAGCTCGGCCAGTTCCCGGGCGGTGCGCACGACGACCCGGAAGCCGCGGTTGGGGATCGTCTCCACCGCGCCTTCGAGGGCGAGTTGCTGCATCGCCTCGCGTACGGGGGTGGCGGAGACACCGAACCGCTCGCCCAGCGCGGGGGCCGAGTAGACCTCGCCGGGGCGCAGTTCACCGCTGACGAGAGCCGCCCGGAGGGCGTCCACGATCTGGCCGCGCACGGAGTGCCGACGGACGACCGTGCCGGGCGCCGGGGGTTCGCTGTGGGTGTGCTCACCCCGGACGTGCGCGCCGGACGGCGACTCCGTACCGTCGTCATGCCTGCGCGGCGCGGGGGCCCCGGTGACGGACTGCTCCCTACCGGCCGCCTCGCCCCGGCCGCTGCCCCGCCCCCCGGAGGGAGGCCGGGCACCGGGCGCACGCTCCTCGCGGGTCTGACCGGCCACCGGGGCATGCGCCTCCCCGGGAAGGGGGGCCGCGGCGGGGTGGGGGCCCTGGGCGGACCGCTCCGCTCGGGCCCGGGCCGGAGCCGGACCGTGTGACGGACGCGGGCCGCCTTCCGGAACCGCGCCCTGGGCCGAAGGCGGGCCGCATGCGGGAGCCGGGCCGTGTGCCGGCGCGGAGCCATGAGCCGGAGCCGATCCCCGGGCGGGAACCGAGCCACTTGCCGCATCCGGTCCCTGGACCGGGCCCGGGAGCCCTCCGGAGCCGGAGCCGTTGTCCGGGCGGGTACCGGAGCCGGGACCGGAACGTGGGCCGGTATCGGAGCCGGGGCCGTGGCCGGAACGTGGGCCCGAACGGGGGCCGGGAGCGTGCTCCGCCCGCGTCTGCCCGGGAACGCGGAAGGACGCGGACGGCTGTGCCGCCGCATGGCCGCGCGCGCTGCCCTGCTCCACTCGGGTCCTCCTCCGCCTGCGCTCCGGGCCCGGCTCGCACGGCGCGGGTCCTGCGTGCACGATAAGCGGACGGGGTCACAGTTCAAACACCGATCACATCGGGTAAGGTAAGGCTAACCTGCCAACGATCGCGATTCGGTGGTCCCAGCATGACGGTCCCCGCTGTCCTTCACGGCTCGCGGCCTCCCGCCCCCTCCCCCGCCACAACGCCCGTGACCGGCGCGTACGCACGGATGTCCGCGGTGTTCCCCGGGCTCGGCGTGCGAGAGCTCACGGAAGGCGAGCCGGCGCCGCGCGGAACCGGCTGGGTCGCGGCGGCCGACCTCGCGGCCGGCGGCGCCGCCCTCGACGCGTTCCTGGCGTGGGACGACGCACAAGTGCTGCAGGACTACGGCCGGCAGGCCCGCCCGGACGTCGTCGCGAGCTTCGGGCTCCACCGCTACGCCTGGCCGGCCTGCCTGCTGATCACGGTGCCGTGGTTCCTGGAACGGCGTGTCCCTCGGCTGCCCGTCGGGGACGTCTCCTACCAGCGCGCCCGCAGCCGGATGGCGGTCCGCGTGCGCACCTTCTCCTGTCTGCCGG is a window encoding:
- a CDS encoding WD40 repeat domain-containing protein; the protein is MRDPVVPLPAQSVRGAVWALANRFGVVARSPGELVGALTGIGLTGVAVAPPPPDGGEPAEVTELVRALRDLGHIRLVTSLGREPGVARDGSPASDPDPERAPLPSGAAADGSGDRLVEPVRAGPPDLGDPAVVCAADPVAVTAAYEHGADGPRGRPNENHGRGRRTDTYDGPAKRPDAGGGPDGMGGPDRRSKGHVGPAGDAEGHGEPAGDAEGHGEPDEHGGLRAAWFRAGQSLIREQSPAERALVLLTSLGDDADPRLRPALDALATAAPWRSDWTRVRGDVSPPWPGPVAALAQGTGRWSRHLLVADQRGAIRSVHPADATPAPGTATMTVRITALAPLPDGTLLMLDERGRLRTHGDTPLTDAVAATLDAHPGTALAATARLVLVGDRHGSLHAFGYDGMHQAAAHRGRVTAVAVSDGPAPLVCSGGADGTVRTWTPGRRPEHTPFVERGVPVTALAVHGRTLAVAWADGLVELRRFGTEEALPLRPGPPVRAVAVPEEGSIVVGTDDTLFRVTARAP
- a CDS encoding GntR family transcriptional regulator; protein product: MAGQTREERAPGARPPSGGRGSGRGEAAGREQSVTGAPAPRRHDDGTESPSGAHVRGEHTHSEPPAPGTVVRRHSVRGQIVDALRAALVSGELRPGEVYSAPALGERFGVSATPVREAMQQLALEGAVETIPNRGFRVVVRTARELAELAEVRALIEMPVMLRLARTVPAARWAELVPLAEATAAAAATGDRAGYAEADRAFHRAVLSLAGNDQLVAVADDLHRRSQWPLLSAPAPRRADLVADAAEHAALLEALMVQDLAVVSSLVREHFNGADR